Proteins encoded together in one Schistocerca americana isolate TAMUIC-IGC-003095 chromosome 8, iqSchAmer2.1, whole genome shotgun sequence window:
- the LOC124545001 gene encoding uncharacterized protein LOC124545001 isoform X2 yields the protein MHAPSLLFVPLLVSALCAPTWGRFVAADGSLTTTTTEGPPQPYSFVYVAGRYPGHIDRTHNEESDGSGVVRGSFAYIDPRYQVRTVEYTADKQGFHPIVSLPVADTPTVAAAKQKHAEQYARIAAEHQRIAAEREALLPQQPQHDGDYNAIAGAHQNY from the exons GCCCCGTCGCTGTTGTTCGTGCCGCTCCTGGTGTCCGCGCTGTGTGCGCCGACCTGGGGGCGCTTCGTGGCCGCCGACGGCTCGCTGACGACCACCACCACGGAGGGCCCGCCACAGCCGTACAGCTTCGTCTACGTGGCCGGCCGCTACCCCGGACACATCGACCGCACTCACAACGAGGAGAGCGACGGCTCCGGCGTCGTCAGGG GTTCGTTCGCCTACATCGACCCGCGGTACCAGGTGCGCACGGTTGAGTACACGGCGGACAAGCAGGGCTTCCACCCAATCGTGAGCCTGCCCGTGGCAGACACGCCGACCGTGGCGGCCGCCAAGCAGAAACACGCTGAGCAGTACGCGCGCATCGCCGCCGAGCACCAACGCATCGCCGCCGAGCGGGAGGCACTGCTCCCGCAGCAGCCGCAGCACGATGGCGACTACAACGCCATCGCCGGTGCGCACCAAAATTACTGA
- the LOC124545001 gene encoding uncharacterized protein LOC124545001 isoform X1 translates to MHAPSLLFVPLLVSALCAPTWGRFVAADGSLTTTTTEGPPQPYSFVYVAGRYPGHIDRTHNEESDGSGVVRGSFAYIDPRYQVRTVEYTADKQGFHPIVSLPVADTPTVAAAKQKHAEQYARIAAEHQRIAAEREALLPQQPQHDGDYNAIAGAHQNY, encoded by the exons atgcac GCCCCGTCGCTGTTGTTCGTGCCGCTCCTGGTGTCCGCGCTGTGTGCGCCGACCTGGGGGCGCTTCGTGGCCGCCGACGGCTCGCTGACGACCACCACCACGGAGGGCCCGCCACAGCCGTACAGCTTCGTCTACGTGGCCGGCCGCTACCCCGGACACATCGACCGCACTCACAACGAGGAGAGCGACGGCTCCGGCGTCGTCAGGG GTTCGTTCGCCTACATCGACCCGCGGTACCAGGTGCGCACGGTTGAGTACACGGCGGACAAGCAGGGCTTCCACCCAATCGTGAGCCTGCCCGTGGCAGACACGCCGACCGTGGCGGCCGCCAAGCAGAAACACGCTGAGCAGTACGCGCGCATCGCCGCCGAGCACCAACGCATCGCCGCCGAGCGGGAGGCACTGCTCCCGCAGCAGCCGCAGCACGATGGCGACTACAACGCCATCGCCGGTGCGCACCAAAATTACTGA